One Streptomyces coeruleorubidus DNA segment encodes these proteins:
- a CDS encoding 3-deoxy-7-phosphoheptulonate synthase, with protein sequence MDSELAHIESLPALQQPDWHGHPARERARRELSALPPLVKAADVTRLHDHLRAVAQGHAQVIQAGDCAEDWAENGRVDVARKAAVLDLLAGVMRVNAGRPVVRVGRLAGQYAKPRSKPTETVRGVELPVYRGHMVNDPNPDPVLRQPDPRRLLTGHRAAREVMEHLGWAGSAGRAQAPVWTSHEALLLDYELPMLRRQDDGGLLLTSTHWPWIGERTRQVDGAHVALLAAVRNPVACKVGPTMTPEELLRLCERLDPGRVPGRLTLIARMGAGTAPEKLPALVAAVRDAGHPVIWLSDPMHGNTECGPDGLKTRFVKSVIREVEEFQESVAAAGGIPGGLHLETTPDQVTECVADATFIDSVGDKYTSFCDPRLNPRQAVEVASAWRR encoded by the coding sequence TTGGACAGCGAGCTCGCTCACATCGAATCGCTCCCCGCTCTTCAGCAGCCCGATTGGCACGGCCATCCTGCGAGGGAGCGGGCGAGGCGGGAACTGAGCGCGCTTCCGCCGCTCGTCAAGGCCGCCGACGTGACCCGGCTGCACGACCACCTCAGGGCGGTCGCCCAGGGGCACGCCCAGGTCATCCAAGCCGGTGACTGTGCCGAGGACTGGGCGGAGAACGGCCGCGTGGACGTCGCCCGCAAGGCGGCGGTGCTCGACCTCCTGGCGGGCGTCATGCGCGTCAACGCGGGCAGGCCCGTGGTGCGCGTGGGCCGGCTCGCCGGCCAGTACGCCAAGCCGCGGTCCAAGCCCACCGAAACGGTCCGGGGTGTCGAACTGCCCGTCTACCGCGGGCACATGGTGAACGATCCGAACCCCGACCCGGTGCTGCGACAGCCCGACCCCCGGCGCCTGCTGACCGGCCACCGGGCCGCGCGCGAGGTCATGGAACACCTCGGCTGGGCCGGCAGCGCCGGGCGCGCGCAGGCCCCCGTGTGGACCAGCCACGAGGCCCTCCTGCTCGACTACGAACTGCCCATGCTGCGCCGGCAGGACGACGGCGGCCTGCTGCTCACCTCGACGCACTGGCCGTGGATCGGCGAGCGCACCCGGCAGGTGGACGGCGCCCACGTGGCGCTCCTGGCGGCCGTGCGCAACCCGGTGGCCTGCAAGGTGGGGCCGACCATGACGCCGGAGGAACTGCTGCGCCTGTGCGAGCGGCTGGACCCCGGCCGCGTCCCCGGGCGGCTGACGCTCATCGCGCGCATGGGCGCGGGTACGGCACCCGAGAAGCTCCCCGCCCTGGTCGCCGCCGTACGGGACGCCGGGCACCCGGTGATCTGGCTGTCCGACCCGATGCACGGCAACACCGAGTGCGGCCCCGACGGTCTGAAAACCCGTTTCGTGAAGAGCGTCATACGCGAGGTCGAGGAATTCCAGGAATCCGTGGCAGCGGCCGGCGGAATTCCCGGCGGCCTGCACCTGGAAACCACCCCGGATCAGGTCACGGAATGCGTCGCCGACGCCACTTTCATCGATTCGGTCGGAGACAAGTACACGAGCTTTTGCGACCCGCGGCTCAATCCCCGTCAGGCCGTGGAGGTCGCCTCGGCCTGGCGCCGCTGA
- a CDS encoding isochorismatase family protein — protein sequence MPGIPPIQPYPMPQAGDLPANTAAWQADPDRAVLLVHDMQRYFLRQFPEGEAPGADLVRNATRLREQAVASGMPVAYTAQPGGMTDEQRGLLKDFWGPGMRVDPADREVVEPLAPGLEDWLLTKWRYSAFFRSDLLERMRAHGRDQLIVCGVYAHIGVLSTAVEAFTNDIQTFLVADAVADFTEAYHRLALDYAAERCALVTTTKSVIEELSR from the coding sequence ATGCCAGGGATACCCCCCATCCAGCCCTACCCGATGCCCCAGGCCGGAGACCTGCCCGCCAACACGGCGGCGTGGCAGGCCGATCCGGACCGCGCGGTCCTGCTCGTGCACGACATGCAGCGGTACTTCCTGAGGCAGTTCCCCGAGGGCGAGGCACCCGGTGCCGACCTCGTGCGGAACGCGACCCGGCTGCGCGAACAGGCGGTCGCCTCCGGCATGCCCGTCGCGTACACCGCGCAGCCGGGCGGCATGACCGACGAACAGCGTGGACTGCTCAAGGACTTCTGGGGGCCGGGCATGCGTGTCGACCCCGCCGACCGGGAGGTCGTGGAGCCGCTCGCGCCCGGCCTGGAGGACTGGCTGCTCACCAAGTGGCGCTACAGCGCGTTCTTCCGGTCCGACCTGCTGGAGAGGATGCGCGCCCACGGACGGGACCAGCTGATCGTCTGCGGTGTGTACGCGCACATCGGGGTGCTGTCCACCGCGGTGGAGGCCTTCACCAACGACATCCAGACGTTTCTGGTGGCCGACGCGGTCGCCGACTTCACCGAGGCGTACCACCGGCTGGCCCTCGACTACGCCGCCGAGCGTTGCGCCCTGGTCACCACGACCAAGTCCGTGATCGAGGAGCTCAGCCGATGA
- a CDS encoding 2,3-dihydro-2,3-dihydroxybenzoate dehydrogenase translates to MQDKIALVTGAAGGIGEAVVRALAERGAEVAAVDKDGDRLSEVTGKLAADGLRVRAFPADITTSAAAERLVADVEDALGPLDHLVNGAGALRLAKARDLTDADWAATFAVNATGVFFMSRAVVNRMVRRRSGAVVTIASNAAGTARMDMAAYSASKAAATMFTKCLGLEVARYGIRCNVVAPGSTETPMLTSMWKDDHGRTATLEGSPDAYRVGIPLGKLARPSDVAEAVAFLLSDQASHITMHDLTVDGGATLGV, encoded by the coding sequence ATGCAGGACAAGATCGCGCTGGTCACGGGAGCCGCGGGCGGAATAGGCGAAGCGGTCGTCCGCGCCCTGGCCGAACGCGGCGCCGAGGTGGCCGCCGTGGACAAGGACGGTGACCGGCTGAGCGAGGTGACGGGGAAACTGGCCGCCGACGGGCTGCGGGTACGGGCGTTCCCCGCCGACATCACCACCAGCGCCGCGGCCGAGCGCCTGGTCGCGGACGTCGAGGACGCCCTGGGACCGCTCGACCACCTGGTCAACGGGGCGGGCGCACTACGCCTGGCGAAGGCCCGGGACCTCACCGACGCGGACTGGGCGGCGACGTTCGCGGTCAACGCCACCGGAGTGTTCTTCATGTCGCGCGCGGTGGTCAACCGCATGGTCCGGCGGCGCTCCGGAGCCGTCGTCACCATCGCCTCCAACGCGGCGGGAACGGCCCGCATGGACATGGCCGCGTACTCGGCGTCGAAGGCCGCGGCGACCATGTTCACCAAGTGCCTCGGCCTCGAGGTCGCCCGGTACGGCATCCGGTGCAACGTGGTCGCTCCCGGCTCCACCGAGACCCCGATGCTCACGTCCATGTGGAAGGACGACCACGGGCGCACCGCGACGCTCGAAGGTTCGCCCGACGCCTACCGCGTCGGCATACCACTCGGCAAGCTGGCCCGCCCCTCGGACGTGGCCGAGGCGGTGGCGTTCCTCCTGTCGGATCAGGCCTCGCACATCACGATGCACGACCTCACCGTCGACGGCGGCGCGACCCTCGGCGTCTGA
- a CDS encoding anthranilate synthase family protein translates to MNEHSARTGHDLLDRLLGPEPSAFALLHRPEVSGPDTLEVLAGTVSTVDAVARIPLSEAPDPDAGARQEVLALIPYRQVAERGYACADDGEPLIAITVAEQTTVAVSDALRRLPGEPVALSGGAFDLDDDEYAGIVRKVIADEIGTGEGANFVIKRSFVADITGYTVHSALAFFRRLLEREQGAYWTFVVHTGDRTFVGASPERHVSLRAGRAVMNPISGTYRYPASGPTLPGVMDFLADRKEADELYMVVDEELKMMARICDPAPRVVGPYLKEMARLAHTEYFIEGASDHDPRTILRETMFAPTVTGSPLESACRVINRYEPRGRGYYSGVVALIGQDERGRRTLDSSILIRTADIDGAGRLSIGVGATLVRHSDPDSEVDETRAKAAGLLAALGTEGSARFAEHPRVRQALEQRNDSIAGFWIGERARPAGRGAELADRRVLVVDAEDTFTSMIGHQLRAMGLKPTVRRFDEPYSFDDHELVVMGPGPGDPRDTRDPKITHLRSAIHALVDQRRPFIAVCLSHQVLSTLLGLELVRRPVPNQGVQREIDLFGARERVGFYNTFAARSALDAFEVPGVGLVEASRDEETGEVHALRGPGFASMQFHAESVLTQDGVRVVGDALEGVLRTCAW, encoded by the coding sequence ATGAACGAACACAGCGCCCGTACGGGGCACGACCTGCTCGACCGGCTCCTCGGGCCGGAGCCGTCCGCCTTCGCGCTGCTGCACCGCCCCGAAGTCAGCGGCCCGGACACCCTGGAGGTCCTGGCGGGGACGGTGTCGACGGTGGACGCCGTGGCCCGGATACCCCTGAGCGAGGCACCCGATCCCGACGCCGGGGCCCGTCAGGAGGTCCTGGCGCTGATCCCCTACCGCCAGGTCGCCGAGCGGGGCTACGCCTGCGCCGACGACGGCGAACCGCTGATCGCGATCACCGTGGCGGAGCAGACCACCGTCGCGGTGAGCGACGCCCTGCGGCGGCTGCCCGGCGAGCCGGTCGCGCTCAGCGGCGGCGCCTTCGACCTCGACGACGACGAGTACGCCGGAATCGTCCGCAAGGTGATCGCGGACGAGATCGGCACGGGCGAGGGAGCGAACTTCGTCATCAAGCGGTCGTTCGTCGCCGACATCACCGGCTACACGGTGCACAGCGCCCTGGCGTTCTTCCGGCGGCTGCTGGAGCGGGAGCAGGGGGCGTACTGGACGTTCGTCGTGCACACCGGCGACCGTACCTTCGTCGGCGCCTCCCCCGAGCGGCACGTGAGCCTGCGGGCCGGCCGGGCCGTGATGAACCCGATCAGCGGCACCTACCGCTATCCGGCCTCCGGCCCCACCCTGCCGGGCGTCATGGACTTCCTCGCCGACCGCAAGGAGGCCGACGAGCTGTACATGGTCGTCGACGAGGAACTCAAGATGATGGCGCGGATCTGCGATCCCGCTCCCCGGGTCGTGGGGCCGTACCTGAAGGAGATGGCTCGCCTCGCGCACACCGAGTACTTCATCGAGGGCGCGAGCGACCACGATCCCCGCACGATTCTGCGGGAGACCATGTTCGCGCCGACGGTGACGGGCAGTCCGCTGGAGAGCGCCTGCCGGGTGATCAACCGGTACGAGCCCCGCGGGCGCGGCTACTACAGCGGTGTGGTCGCCCTGATCGGGCAGGACGAGCGGGGGCGGCGCACGCTCGACTCCTCGATCCTCATACGCACCGCCGACATCGACGGCGCCGGCCGGCTGAGCATCGGCGTCGGTGCCACCCTGGTCCGGCATTCCGACCCGGACTCGGAGGTCGACGAGACCCGGGCGAAGGCGGCCGGTCTCCTCGCCGCTCTGGGCACCGAGGGCTCCGCGCGCTTCGCCGAACACCCGCGCGTGCGCCAGGCCTTGGAGCAGCGCAACGACTCGATCGCCGGTTTCTGGATCGGCGAGCGTGCCCGTCCGGCCGGGCGGGGGGCCGAACTGGCCGACCGCCGGGTCCTCGTGGTGGACGCGGAGGACACCTTCACCTCCATGATCGGCCACCAGCTGCGGGCCATGGGGCTGAAGCCGACGGTCCGGCGCTTCGACGAGCCGTACTCCTTCGACGACCACGAGCTCGTCGTCATGGGTCCGGGCCCCGGTGATCCGCGCGACACCCGCGACCCCAAGATCACACACCTGCGGTCCGCGATCCACGCGCTCGTGGACCAGCGCCGGCCCTTCATCGCCGTCTGCCTCAGTCACCAGGTGCTCAGCACCCTGCTCGGCCTGGAACTGGTGCGCCGGCCGGTGCCCAACCAGGGAGTCCAGCGGGAGATCGACCTGTTCGGAGCGCGGGAACGGGTCGGCTTCTACAACACGTTCGCGGCCCGCAGCGCGCTGGACGCGTTCGAGGTTCCCGGCGTGGGGCTCGTCGAGGCGAGCCGGGACGAGGAGACCGGGGAAGTGCACGCGCTGCGCGGGCCCGGCTTCGCCTCGATGCAGTTCCACGCCGAGTCCGTGCTCACACAGGACGGCGTACGCGTCGTCGGTGACGCGCTCGAGGGGGTGCTGCGTACGTGCGCGTGGTAA